The Ahaetulla prasina isolate Xishuangbanna chromosome 3, ASM2864084v1, whole genome shotgun sequence genome window below encodes:
- the CYSTM1 gene encoding cysteine-rich and transmembrane domain-containing protein 1: MNYENPPPYPGPGPTAPYPPYTQQPSGPGPYPAYQPGPTGPYPAGQPGYNGYPPYGWQNAPPPGPVYADGPKNTVYVVEERRRDTSGESTCLTACWTALCCCCLWDMLT; this comes from the exons ATGAATTACGAAAATCCTCCACCATATCCTGGCCCGGGCCCTACCGCCCCTTACCCACCATATACTCAACAACCATCAGGCCCTGGTCCGTATCCTGCCTATCAGCCAGGGCCTACAGGGCCATATCCAGCTGGTCAACCAGGCTACAATGGTTACCCACCATACGGATGGCAGAATGCTCCACCTCCAGGACCAGTCTATGCAGATGGACCTAAAAATACAG TATATGTTGTAGAAGAACGACGAAGAGACACCTCTGGTGAAAGTACCTGCCTGACAGCATGTTGGACTGCATTGTGCTGCTGCTGCCTTTGGGACATGCTGACCTGA